The genomic DNA CTCAATGGCCCCAACCTCAATCTGCTCGGCACCCGCGAGCCCGCCACCTATGGCCATGAAACCCTAGCTGACGTCGCCGCGCTGTGTGGCCGCAGCGCGGAAGAACTCGGGCTGAAGATCGAGTTTCGCCAGACCAACCATGAAGGCGAACTGCTCGACTGGATCCACGGCGCCCGCGCCCGGTGCGCCGGTATCGTGATCAACCCGGCGGCCTGGACCCACACCTCCGTGGCCACTCGCGATGCGCTGGTGGCCAGTGAAGTGCCGGTGATCGAAGTGCACCTCTCCAACGTGCACGCACGCGAAGCGTTCCGGCATCATTCATTCGTGTCCCCCATCGCCAAGGCCGTGCTCGCGGGGTTCGGCAGCCACGGTTATCACCTGGCCCTTGAACATTTCAGCCACACGTTGAAGGGGTGAGCCGAATGAAGCCGCCCATCCTTGCCGGCCTGATCGGCGCCGGTATTCAGGCCTCGCGCACGCCAGCCCTGCATGAGCGCGAAGGCGACGCCCAGGGCCTGCGCTATCTGTATCGCCTGATCGACCTGGAACCGCTCAAGCTGAACGTCAACGCCCTGCCCGACCTGCTGGACGCTGCCGAGTTGATGCACTTCACCGGGTTGAACATTACTTACCCGTGCAAGCAGGCGATTCTGCCGTTGCTGGATGAACTGTCCGACGAGGCCCGGGGCATCGGCGCGGTGAATACGGTGGTGTTCCAGGCGGGCAAACGCATCGGCCACAACACCGATTGCCTGGGGTTCGCCGAGGGTTTTCGCCGCAACCTGCACGATGTCGCCCGCCAGCGCGTGGTGCAGATGGGCGCCGGCGGCGCGGGGGCTGCGGTGGCCCATGCGCTGCTGGCCGAGGGGG from Pseudomonas tolaasii NCPPB 2192 includes the following:
- the aroQ gene encoding type II 3-dehydroquinate dehydratase; protein product: MPPIVLVLNGPNLNLLGTREPATYGHETLADVAALCGRSAEELGLKIEFRQTNHEGELLDWIHGARARCAGIVINPAAWTHTSVATRDALVASEVPVIEVHLSNVHAREAFRHHSFVSPIAKAVLAGFGSHGYHLALEHFSHTLKG
- a CDS encoding shikimate dehydrogenase, translating into MKPPILAGLIGAGIQASRTPALHEREGDAQGLRYLYRLIDLEPLKLNVNALPDLLDAAELMHFTGLNITYPCKQAILPLLDELSDEARGIGAVNTVVFQAGKRIGHNTDCLGFAEGFRRNLHDVARQRVVQMGAGGAGAAVAHALLAEGVQHLSIFDVDAARARELVANLARRFGAGRAQVGVHLENAMAEADGLVNTTPVGMAKLPGTPMPPGMLRAELWVAEIVYFPLETELLRDARALGCRTLDGGNMAVFQAVKAFELFSGEVPDADRMLAHFQSMNT